In Lepisosteus oculatus isolate fLepOcu1 chromosome 15, fLepOcu1.hap2, whole genome shotgun sequence, one genomic interval encodes:
- the LOC102686780 gene encoding uncharacterized protein CXorf38 homolog isoform X2: MVHEELSARLNDIGYKNWLKAGYCLLKLRDGLHGFVNNETKTFHGRLIDKNPVLRRGYTCRHGCRPTGNQLHSVCGLCEEWKKEILRHHSYRAAIINWGNCKPWLWPAQHWEVAKAYMPRGQAASAGPGQCDAAALLNLLGCCDHFSFLDQQQVREVIKSRNELMHSCEMRVPAQWMARYKKNLEALLLELRHIPEMVAAGREIKEILAVDWSVQIPGADSTDGPEGVFPELGHVSLAETELLRESVKEVLLYSGEVNPLSEQNLEGLQRLRDFLQSHRDLEERFQAEVQDLQSLELELQKPGDKDSEDNQAKEAGSAPLDKE; encoded by the exons ATGGTACACGAAGAATTAAGCGCCCGTCTCAATGACATCGGTTACAAAAACTGGCTGAAGGCAGGCTACTGCCTTCTGAAGCTGAGAGACGGGTTGCACGGGTTCGTCAATAATGAGACGAAGACTTTCCACGGGAGGCTGATCGATAAGAACCCCGTACTGCGGCGGGGATACACGTGCAGACACGGGTGCCGACCTACGGGCAACCAG CTCCACTccgtctgcgggctgtgtgagGAGTGGAAGAAGGAGATCCTCAGGCATCACTCCTACAGGGCAGCGATCATTAACTGGGGCAACTGCAAGCCCTGGCTCTGGCCTGCTCAGCACTGGGAGGTCGCGAAG GCCTACATGCCCCGCGGCCAGGCGGCCAGCGCCGGGCCTGGGCAGTGTGACGCTGCCGCGCTGCTCAATCTCCTCGGCTGCTGCGATCACTTCAGCTTCCTCGACCAGCAGCAGGTCAGAGAG GTGATAAAGAGCCGGAACGAGCTGATGCACTCGTGTGAGATGAGGGTGCCTGCCCAGTGGATGGCTCGTTACAAAAAGAACCTGGAAGCTCTGCTGCTGGAGCTGAGACACATTCCGGAGATGGTCGCTGCTGGCCGAGAGATAAAGGAG ATACTGGCTGTGGATTGGTCAGTTCAAATACCTGGAGCGGATAGCACCGATGGGCCAGAGGGCGTGTTTCCAGAGCTCGGCCACGTCAGCCTGGCGGAGACAGAGCTCCTGAGGGAGAGTGTGAAGGAGGTGCTCCTCTATTCCGGGGAAGTGAACCCCCTTTCTGAACAG AACCTGGAGGGTTTGCAGAGGCTCAGGGATTTTCTGCAGAGCCACCGGGATCTGGAGGAGAGGTTTCAGGCGGAGGTCCAGGACCTGCAGTCTCTAGAACTGGAGTTGCAGAAGCCTGGAGACAAAGACAGTGAGGACAACCAAGCCAAGGAAGCAG GTAGTGCTCCGCTAGATAAAGAATGA
- the LOC102686780 gene encoding uncharacterized protein CXorf38 homolog isoform X1 has product MVHEELSARLNDIGYKNWLKAGYCLLKLRDGLHGFVNNETKTFHGRLIDKNPVLRRGYTCRHGCRPTGNQLHSVCGLCEEWKKEILRHHSYRAAIINWGNCKPWLWPAQHWEVAKAYMPRGQAASAGPGQCDAAALLNLLGCCDHFSFLDQQQVREVIKSRNELMHSCEMRVPAQWMARYKKNLEALLLELRHIPEMVAAGREIKEILAVDWSVQIPGADSTDGPEGVFPELGHVSLAETELLRESVKEVLLYSGEVNPLSEQQNLEGLQRLRDFLQSHRDLEERFQAEVQDLQSLELELQKPGDKDSEDNQAKEAGSAPLDKE; this is encoded by the exons ATGGTACACGAAGAATTAAGCGCCCGTCTCAATGACATCGGTTACAAAAACTGGCTGAAGGCAGGCTACTGCCTTCTGAAGCTGAGAGACGGGTTGCACGGGTTCGTCAATAATGAGACGAAGACTTTCCACGGGAGGCTGATCGATAAGAACCCCGTACTGCGGCGGGGATACACGTGCAGACACGGGTGCCGACCTACGGGCAACCAG CTCCACTccgtctgcgggctgtgtgagGAGTGGAAGAAGGAGATCCTCAGGCATCACTCCTACAGGGCAGCGATCATTAACTGGGGCAACTGCAAGCCCTGGCTCTGGCCTGCTCAGCACTGGGAGGTCGCGAAG GCCTACATGCCCCGCGGCCAGGCGGCCAGCGCCGGGCCTGGGCAGTGTGACGCTGCCGCGCTGCTCAATCTCCTCGGCTGCTGCGATCACTTCAGCTTCCTCGACCAGCAGCAGGTCAGAGAG GTGATAAAGAGCCGGAACGAGCTGATGCACTCGTGTGAGATGAGGGTGCCTGCCCAGTGGATGGCTCGTTACAAAAAGAACCTGGAAGCTCTGCTGCTGGAGCTGAGACACATTCCGGAGATGGTCGCTGCTGGCCGAGAGATAAAGGAG ATACTGGCTGTGGATTGGTCAGTTCAAATACCTGGAGCGGATAGCACCGATGGGCCAGAGGGCGTGTTTCCAGAGCTCGGCCACGTCAGCCTGGCGGAGACAGAGCTCCTGAGGGAGAGTGTGAAGGAGGTGCTCCTCTATTCCGGGGAAGTGAACCCCCTTTCTGAACAG CAGAACCTGGAGGGTTTGCAGAGGCTCAGGGATTTTCTGCAGAGCCACCGGGATCTGGAGGAGAGGTTTCAGGCGGAGGTCCAGGACCTGCAGTCTCTAGAACTGGAGTTGCAGAAGCCTGGAGACAAAGACAGTGAGGACAACCAAGCCAAGGAAGCAG GTAGTGCTCCGCTAGATAAAGAATGA